The following proteins are encoded in a genomic region of Streptomyces lunaelactis:
- the purD gene encoding phosphoribosylamine--glycine ligase gives MKVLVIGGGAREHALCRSLSLDPDVTAVHCAPGNAGIGEVAQLHPVDALDGAAVARLATELAAELVVVGPEAPLVAGVADAVRSAGIPCFGPSREAAELEGSKAFAKDVMAAAGVPTGRSYVCTTPEEIDEALDAFGAPYVVKDDGLAAGKGVVVTHDLAAAREHALACGRVVIEEFLDGPEVSLFAITDGETVLPLTPAQDFKRALDGDEGPNTGGMGAYSPLPWADPKLVDEVMATVLQPTVDEMHRRGTPFAGLLYAGLAITSRGVRVIEFNARFGDPETQVVLARLRTPLASVLLNAAQGSLDLEPPLRWREDAAVTVVVASHNYPDTPRTGDPIEGLDEVADKDAPHAYVLHAGTKHAGDAIVSAGGRVLSVTATGKDLAQARERVYKAVARIRLDGSQHRTDIARKAAGE, from the coding sequence GTGAAGGTCCTCGTCATCGGCGGCGGCGCCCGCGAACACGCCCTGTGCCGCTCTCTCTCCCTCGACCCCGACGTCACCGCTGTGCACTGCGCGCCCGGAAACGCCGGCATCGGCGAGGTCGCCCAGCTGCACCCGGTCGACGCGCTGGACGGCGCTGCCGTGGCGCGGCTCGCCACCGAACTGGCGGCCGAGCTCGTCGTCGTCGGCCCCGAGGCGCCGCTCGTCGCCGGGGTCGCCGACGCCGTACGGTCCGCGGGCATCCCCTGCTTCGGCCCCTCCCGGGAGGCCGCCGAGCTGGAGGGCTCCAAGGCCTTCGCCAAGGACGTGATGGCGGCGGCCGGAGTGCCCACGGGCCGCAGCTATGTCTGTACGACCCCCGAGGAGATCGACGAGGCCCTCGACGCCTTCGGCGCTCCGTACGTGGTCAAGGACGACGGCCTTGCCGCGGGCAAGGGCGTCGTCGTCACCCACGACCTCGCCGCCGCCCGCGAGCACGCGCTCGCCTGCGGCCGCGTCGTCATCGAGGAGTTCCTCGACGGCCCCGAGGTCTCCCTCTTCGCCATCACCGACGGCGAGACGGTCCTCCCGCTCACCCCCGCCCAGGACTTCAAGCGCGCCCTCGACGGCGACGAGGGCCCCAACACCGGCGGCATGGGCGCGTACTCCCCGCTCCCGTGGGCCGACCCCAAGCTGGTCGACGAGGTCATGGCCACCGTCCTGCAGCCCACCGTCGACGAGATGCACCGCCGTGGCACGCCGTTCGCCGGGCTGCTGTACGCGGGCCTCGCGATCACCTCGCGCGGCGTACGGGTCATCGAGTTCAACGCCCGCTTCGGCGACCCGGAGACCCAGGTGGTCCTGGCCCGGCTGCGGACCCCGCTCGCGAGCGTGCTGCTCAACGCCGCCCAGGGCTCCCTCGACCTCGAGCCGCCGCTGCGGTGGCGCGAGGACGCGGCCGTGACTGTGGTCGTCGCCTCGCACAACTACCCGGACACCCCGCGCACCGGCGACCCGATCGAGGGTCTGGACGAGGTCGCGGACAAGGACGCGCCCCATGCGTACGTCCTGCACGCCGGGACGAAGCATGCGGGCGACGCGATCGTGAGCGCCGGCGGCCGGGTACTTTCGGTCACCGCGACCGGCAAGGACCTGGCGCAGGCCCGCGAGCGGGTGTACAAGGCGGTGGCCCGGATCCGGCTGGACGGCTCGCAGCACCGTACGGACATCGCACGCAAGGCCGCCGGGGAGTGA
- a CDS encoding DNA polymerase III subunit gamma and tau, with amino-acid sequence MSSLALYRRYRPESFAEVIGQEHVTDPLQQALRNNRVNHAYLFSGPRGCGKTTSARILARCLNCEQGPTPTPCGECQSCQDLARNGPGSIDVIEIDAASHGGVDDARDLREKAFFGPAGSRYKIYIIDEAHMVTPQGFNALLKVVEEPPEHLKFIFATTEPEKVIGTIRSRTHHYPFRLVPPGTLREYLGEVCGKENIPVADGVLPLVVRAGGGSVRDSMSVMDQLLAGAAEEGVTYAMATALLGYTDGSLLDAIVEAFAAGDGAAAFDVVNTVIEGGNDPRRFVADLLERLRDLVILAAVPDAGTTGLIDAPADVVERMQAQASVFGAAELSRAADLVNTGLTEMRGATSPRLQLELICARVLLPAAFDDERSTQARLDRLERGATFSTGGSGPAMGYVPGPEAQAHAPVPPVPQGGGPVAARAAAGAPAAEAPTAPTPAQTAPAPAPVVEPVDQPQAGQRPGAWPAAAAPEAGRRPGGWPTASAPGQGGGQPPASQPAAPAPTPAAAAPAPAVPSAGMVQGAVQVRNMWPDILEAVKNRRRFTWILLSQNAQVAGFDGTTLQLGFINAGARDNFASSGSEEVLKQALSEQFSVQWKVEAIIDPSGGTGGPSGGTGGTGGPGGGPSGGSGGSQPPGGGGFGGGRAQAAPPGRPAPLLPGRSRSAPPAVPSPEPPRPAQAHTPPPVAPEDDVPEEDDPDLVDSALSGHDLIVRELGATVVEEYTNE; translated from the coding sequence GTGTCGTCCCTTGCGCTGTACCGCCGCTATCGCCCCGAGTCGTTCGCCGAGGTCATCGGGCAGGAGCATGTCACTGACCCGCTGCAGCAGGCCCTGCGGAACAACCGGGTCAATCACGCGTATCTGTTCAGCGGGCCGCGCGGCTGCGGAAAGACGACCAGTGCGCGCATTCTCGCCCGCTGTCTGAACTGTGAGCAGGGGCCCACGCCGACGCCGTGCGGCGAGTGCCAGTCCTGCCAGGACCTTGCCAGGAACGGGCCGGGGTCGATCGACGTCATCGAGATCGACGCCGCTTCGCACGGTGGTGTGGACGACGCGCGTGATCTTCGGGAGAAGGCCTTCTTTGGGCCGGCCGGCAGCCGATACAAGATCTACATCATCGACGAGGCGCACATGGTCACCCCGCAGGGCTTCAACGCCCTGCTGAAGGTGGTCGAAGAGCCGCCGGAGCACCTCAAGTTCATCTTCGCGACCACCGAGCCCGAGAAGGTCATCGGCACCATCCGGTCGCGTACGCACCACTATCCGTTCCGGCTGGTGCCCCCGGGGACGCTCCGCGAGTACCTGGGCGAGGTGTGCGGCAAGGAGAACATCCCGGTCGCCGACGGCGTGCTGCCGCTCGTCGTGCGGGCCGGCGGCGGGTCCGTGCGTGACTCGATGTCCGTAATGGACCAGCTGCTGGCGGGCGCGGCCGAGGAGGGTGTGACGTACGCCATGGCCACCGCCCTCCTCGGGTACACGGACGGCTCGCTGCTCGACGCGATCGTGGAAGCCTTCGCCGCGGGCGACGGGGCCGCGGCCTTCGACGTCGTGAACACGGTGATCGAAGGCGGCAACGACCCGCGGCGCTTCGTCGCCGATCTGCTGGAGCGGCTGCGGGACCTGGTGATCCTGGCCGCCGTGCCGGACGCGGGGACCACCGGGCTCATCGACGCACCCGCCGACGTGGTCGAGCGGATGCAGGCCCAGGCGTCCGTCTTCGGTGCGGCCGAGCTGAGCCGGGCAGCCGATCTGGTCAACACCGGGCTCACGGAGATGCGCGGCGCCACCTCGCCGAGGCTGCAGCTCGAGCTGATCTGTGCGCGCGTGCTGCTGCCCGCGGCCTTCGACGACGAGCGGTCGACGCAGGCCCGGCTGGACCGCCTGGAGCGGGGGGCGACGTTCTCGACCGGGGGCTCCGGGCCCGCGATGGGGTACGTCCCCGGGCCGGAGGCCCAGGCGCACGCGCCCGTACCGCCGGTGCCGCAGGGCGGGGGACCCGTCGCGGCTCGGGCGGCGGCCGGGGCACCCGCGGCCGAAGCGCCCACCGCACCGACGCCCGCGCAGACCGCTCCGGCACCGGCACCCGTGGTGGAGCCCGTGGACCAGCCGCAGGCCGGCCAGCGACCCGGAGCCTGGCCCGCCGCGGCCGCGCCGGAAGCCGGTCGGCGTCCCGGCGGCTGGCCCACCGCGTCGGCCCCGGGCCAGGGCGGCGGTCAGCCGCCTGCGTCCCAGCCCGCCGCGCCCGCCCCCACGCCCGCAGCCGCCGCGCCCGCCCCCGCCGTGCCGAGCGCCGGCATGGTCCAAGGCGCCGTACAGGTGCGGAACATGTGGCCGGACATCCTCGAGGCAGTCAAGAACCGCCGCCGCTTCACCTGGATCCTCCTCAGTCAGAACGCGCAGGTCGCGGGGTTCGACGGCACCACACTCCAGCTCGGCTTCATCAACGCCGGCGCCCGGGACAACTTCGCGAGCAGCGGCAGCGAGGAGGTGCTGAAGCAGGCACTCTCCGAGCAGTTCAGCGTGCAGTGGAAGGTCGAGGCGATCATCGATCCCTCGGGCGGCACGGGCGGTCCCTCGGGTGGCACGGGCGGTACGGGCGGCCCCGGCGGCGGTCCTTCCGGCGGCTCCGGCGGCTCCCAGCCTCCGGGCGGTGGCGGCTTCGGCGGCGGGCGGGCCCAAGCGGCCCCGCCCGGCCGCCCCGCCCCGCTCCTCCCCGGCCGCTCCCGGTCCGCCCCGCCCGCAGTCCCCTCGCCCGAGCCCCCGAGACCGGCCCAGGCACACACACCGCCCCCGGTCGCCCCCGAGGACGACGTACCGGAAGAGGACGACCCCGACCTCGTCGACTCGGCGCTCTCCGGTCACGACCTGATCGTTCGCGAGCTCGGCGCCACGGTCGTGGAGGAATACACGAACGAATAG
- a CDS encoding MFS transporter, which produces MTATRTRTEEPSTESLWRNGDFLKFWLGETLSLLGTQVTNLALPLTAITTFNATDEQVGILRFLQLVPYLGLALVFGVWVDRARRRRIMLGANLVRMVLLALVPVLYWTDVLGMGSLLVIACAVGVASVLFDVSWMSYVPTLVRDPKHYVEAGAKMGMSSSAADVAGPGLAGVLVGALTAPVALIVDAFSYLVSLVSLLLIRTPETRPEPPAARRHLPTELRDGLRLVLKNPVLRSLALIGFCCNFSMITVWTMFLLYGTRDLHLDSTTLGGIFATASVGGLIGAAISRKVIRRFRLGLVYLVAQAALLIGPMLIVLATGPRPVMVGMFVLSFFTTYLGLGVAGVIIVSLRQTSTPQSMMGRMTAVFRTLLFGGGALGGLFAGLLSGRIGARGALTVAAIGSAAVLIALVLSPVSRLSGLPSAPEEPVTAAADGQAAG; this is translated from the coding sequence ATGACCGCCACGCGGACACGCACCGAGGAGCCGTCCACGGAAAGCCTTTGGCGCAACGGCGACTTCCTCAAATTCTGGCTCGGCGAGACCCTCTCGCTCCTCGGCACCCAGGTCACGAACCTCGCCCTGCCGCTGACCGCGATCACCACCTTCAACGCCACCGACGAGCAGGTCGGCATCCTGCGGTTCCTGCAGCTCGTCCCGTATCTCGGGCTCGCCCTGGTCTTCGGGGTATGGGTGGACCGGGCCCGCCGGCGACGGATCATGCTCGGCGCCAACCTCGTCCGGATGGTCCTGCTGGCCCTCGTCCCCGTCCTGTACTGGACGGACGTGCTCGGCATGGGCTCGCTGCTGGTGATCGCCTGCGCCGTCGGCGTCGCCTCGGTGCTGTTCGACGTGAGCTGGATGTCGTACGTACCCACTCTCGTACGCGACCCCAAGCACTATGTCGAAGCCGGCGCCAAGATGGGGATGAGCTCATCGGCGGCCGATGTGGCAGGGCCCGGGCTCGCGGGTGTCCTGGTCGGCGCCCTCACCGCGCCCGTGGCACTGATCGTCGACGCCTTCTCCTATCTGGTGTCCCTGGTCTCGCTGCTGCTCATCCGCACGCCCGAGACCCGTCCCGAACCGCCCGCCGCACGGCGGCACCTGCCGACCGAACTCCGGGACGGCCTGCGCCTGGTGCTGAAGAACCCGGTCCTGCGGTCGCTGGCCCTGATCGGGTTCTGCTGCAACTTCTCCATGATCACCGTATGGACGATGTTCCTGCTGTACGGAACACGCGATCTGCACCTGGACTCGACGACTCTCGGCGGCATCTTCGCCACTGCCTCCGTGGGCGGTCTGATCGGCGCGGCGATCTCCCGCAAGGTCATCCGGCGCTTCCGGCTCGGCCTTGTCTATCTCGTCGCCCAGGCGGCCCTCCTCATCGGCCCGATGCTGATCGTGCTGGCCACCGGCCCCCGGCCGGTGATGGTGGGGATGTTCGTCCTCTCCTTCTTCACCACCTACCTCGGACTCGGTGTCGCCGGCGTCATCATCGTCAGCCTGCGCCAGACCAGTACCCCGCAGTCGATGATGGGCCGGATGACGGCGGTCTTCCGCACCTTGCTGTTCGGCGGCGGTGCACTCGGTGGCCTGTTCGCGGGCCTGCTGTCCGGCCGGATCGGCGCCCGGGGAGCATTGACCGTGGCGGCGATCGGCTCCGCCGCCGTGCTGATCGCGCTTGTCTTGTCGCCGGTGAGCCGACTAAGTGGCCTGCCGTCGGCACCGGAAGAGCCCGTCACGGCGGCAGCGGACGGGCAGGCCGCCGGCTGA
- a CDS encoding aminotransferase class V-fold PLP-dependent enzyme gives MIDNSSASGPGREALRLDVAALRADTPGCRQVIHFNNAGCGLLAAPVTDAMIGHLNLEARMGGYEASAARAAEVREFYTEIAALINTTPDNIAFAGSATHAYANALSSIPFETDDVILTTRDDFVSNQIAFLSLRKRFGVRIVHAPNTPEGGVDVEAMAALMRTHRPRLVSATHVPTNSGLVSPVAEIGRHCRELDLLYLVDACQSLGQFVIDVEEIGCDFLTATCRKFLRGPRGSGFLYVSDRVLRAGYEPLFIDMHGARWTEPGGYEPVATAARFEEWEFPYATVLGSAAATRYARKVGIEAIEQRTPALAARLRDRLAPIPGVRVLDRGPRLAALVTFGIAGWQPQLFKAAMDARGINSALSLREFAQFDFGDKDVDWCLRLSPHYYNTEEEVDHVADAVADLAGQGRR, from the coding sequence ATGATAGACAACAGTAGCGCTTCTGGTCCTGGTCGGGAAGCACTTCGGCTGGACGTCGCCGCTCTGCGGGCCGACACCCCGGGGTGCCGCCAGGTGATCCACTTCAACAACGCGGGCTGCGGGCTGCTGGCAGCGCCCGTGACGGACGCGATGATCGGCCATCTGAACCTCGAAGCCCGGATGGGCGGTTACGAGGCATCGGCGGCCCGAGCCGCCGAAGTCCGCGAGTTCTACACGGAGATCGCCGCCCTCATCAACACGACGCCCGACAACATCGCCTTCGCGGGCAGCGCCACCCACGCCTACGCCAACGCCCTGTCCTCGATCCCGTTCGAGACCGACGACGTCATCCTCACCACCCGCGACGACTTCGTCTCCAACCAGATCGCCTTCCTCTCCCTGCGCAAGCGCTTCGGCGTGCGCATCGTCCACGCGCCCAACACCCCGGAGGGCGGGGTCGACGTGGAGGCGATGGCAGCGCTGATGCGGACCCACCGCCCCCGCCTGGTGTCCGCCACCCACGTCCCCACCAACTCGGGCCTCGTCTCGCCCGTCGCCGAAATCGGCCGTCACTGCCGGGAGCTGGACCTGCTCTACCTGGTCGACGCCTGCCAGTCGTTGGGCCAGTTCGTCATAGACGTGGAGGAGATCGGCTGCGACTTCCTCACCGCCACCTGCCGCAAGTTCCTCCGCGGCCCGCGCGGCTCCGGATTCCTGTACGTATCCGATCGCGTCCTGCGCGCGGGCTACGAACCGCTGTTCATCGACATGCACGGGGCCCGCTGGACGGAGCCGGGCGGCTACGAGCCCGTAGCGACGGCGGCCCGGTTCGAGGAGTGGGAGTTCCCGTACGCCACGGTGCTCGGCAGCGCCGCCGCGACGCGCTATGCCCGCAAGGTCGGCATCGAGGCCATCGAGCAGCGCACCCCGGCGCTCGCGGCCCGGCTGCGCGACCGGCTCGCACCGATCCCGGGGGTGCGCGTGCTCGACCGCGGCCCGCGTCTTGCCGCGCTCGTCACGTTCGGCATAGCGGGCTGGCAGCCGCAGCTGTTCAAGGCGGCCATGGACGCCCGCGGCATCAACTCGGCGCTCAGCCTCCGTGAGTTCGCACAGTTCGACTTCGGGGACAAGGACGTCGACTGGTGCCTGCGCCTGTCGCCGCACTACTACAACACCGAGGAGGAAGTGGACCACGTCGCGGACGCGGTCGCGGACCTCGCCGGCCAGGGACGGCGATGA